The genomic region TCTTGTCGAAAGTTAATTTAGTTAATGTCTTAAgctaaaataagtaaaaaaaataattaaaattaagatattcaaaagttatacaaaaaaaaacactttaaatTACAATTATTCTTATATTccgataaaaaattatactttaaaatattaatattcatataatataaattatttttttagaaaaaatcacGTACTCCCATCGTTTCTTCTTAGTTGTCATGAtacgcttttcgaaagtcaacttaactaattttcaaagctaaattagattatattaattcgacattttaaaataaaattttaaatattcaaaaactatatggaaaatactataaattgcaactttattcatattaatatgatgaaaaaatacatcttaaaatgtttatcaaaattcatatgctttgactctaaaaaaagaaaactataacaactaaaaagaaacGAAGACAATAAATCGAATcgaaataataacaataatacgagtgagaggaccattgaggTAACAGTGACACAAAACAcctgaaaaaaaatacattttaaaatgtcATGGTGCACTTTTCGAAAGTCaacttgactaattttcaaacctaagttagattacattaattcgatattttaaaataaaatttaaatatttaaaaaatatacgaaaaatattataaaatacaactttattcatattaatatgattaaaaaaaaattcacaatataGGTGAGAGGATCATTGAGGTAACAATGACACANCACCTGAAACTTAAAATTGCATAGACTAAAATAAGCCGACAAAAGGATGTGGATGACCTTGAATTCTGAATCCGCCATTGCTCAAAAATGACATGAATTTTCATAAACAAGTTGAAAATACTCTTCATAGACCTCCtcaaataacatataattttcattattattgaACTCTATGCATTTTTGGGGTGGAAAAAGGAAATTATCATTGAGGAGTAATTCATCTATCACTTGaagtttctcaaaaatttcatcTTGGTTTTGATCTTCAATATTTTGAGATGAAGAATGGATTTCACTAGTAGAGGTTGCACTACTTGTGCCATCTTGATTGCTAGaacctaaaaaagaaaaaaaaaggaaaaaaaccaTAAGCTTGTGTCATTcgataaaatttcataaaaataaataaatcatatatatgagtaaataatattattttttaaaaaactatactATATTTAGCGGTTTTGATATACATCAcctaataattaatttgttttaaataaccgctaattttttatttttttaaaacgtgACACAATGGAAGGTTCCATTAGAAAATCACATATGCACTTACTAGTGAAATTGTGATTATTATCTGATACTGCTTGCGTGGAATTCTGTGTATGTGGTTGCTCCTCTATCTTTGTTGCTACTTCATCTTCAATATTATGTTTTTCGACaatcttctccttcttcttcctcctcgtCTTATTTTCGTCGTTATTTTTTCGATTAATTTGGGAAGAGACATTcggtttttcctttttccttctccttttttttgCTTGAGATTTGTATTTCCGCGGCTCATTTCCTTGTGCTTTGAGTTTCTTGAGGAGACTCGTGTTCCAATAGTTCTTGATGTCATTGTCTGTTCTACCAGGTATTCTTCCGGCAATGAGGGACCAACGACTACCCAAAAGAGTATAAAGTCGAACAATAAGATCATCCTCTTCGGGTGTAAAGGTTCCTCTATTGAGTCCCGGTTTAAGAT from Solanum stenotomum isolate F172 unplaced genomic scaffold, ASM1918654v1 scaffold8472, whole genome shotgun sequence harbors:
- the LOC125853062 gene encoding transcription factor MYB7-like, with the protein product LLRCGKSCRLRWVNYLKPGLNRGTFTPEEDDLIVRLYTLLGSRWSLIAGRIPGRTDNDIKNYWNTSLLKKLKAQGNEPRKYKSQAKKRRRKKEKPNVSSQINRKNNDENKTRRKKKEKIVEKHNIEDEVATKIEEQPHTQNSTQAVSDNNHNFTSKCICSSNQDGTSSATSTSEIHSSSQNIEDQNQDEIFEKLQVIDELLLNDNFLFPPQKCIEFNNNENYMLFEEVYEEYFQLVYENSCHF